A window from Actimicrobium sp. CCC2.4 encodes these proteins:
- a CDS encoding TolC family protein, with product MRHSFVLFASTVLAASALHAAPLTLAAAQQQALDYSRQLDSHQAAADAARSLAVAAGQLPDPMLKIGIDNIPADGPDRGSLGRDFMTMRRVGIQQELTSSDKRNLRRDVQLRTADKADAQQRAAAAELRRATAMAWLDRYYAEQKVALVALQATQAQQEILAADGAYRGGRGSLADVLAARSALALIDDQRDDLSQRLRAAATMLSRWTGATDTGTLSAPPDIDHLALDTRSPDLSRESQIAVLTAQEQVAAADANLALAEKKSDWTIEVGYAQRGPAYSNMLSVGLSIPFQLDQANRQDRTLAARLATAGQARAERDEALRERTAQTRNLIDAWRSDRARHQRYEQELIPLAQQRSAAVLAAWNGGKATLPDLLLARRTETGVALMALDHAASAARLWAQLNFLLLDESGVTQ from the coding sequence ATGCGTCATTCGTTCGTCCTTTTCGCCAGCACCGTGCTGGCTGCCAGCGCGCTGCACGCCGCCCCGCTCACGCTAGCGGCCGCCCAGCAGCAAGCCCTCGATTATTCCCGCCAGCTCGACAGCCATCAGGCGGCCGCCGACGCGGCCCGTTCGCTGGCGGTTGCGGCCGGCCAGCTGCCGGACCCGATGCTCAAGATCGGTATCGACAATATCCCGGCCGACGGCCCCGACCGGGGCAGTCTCGGGCGTGATTTCATGACGATGCGGCGGGTCGGCATCCAGCAGGAACTCACCAGTAGCGACAAGCGCAATTTGCGACGCGACGTGCAATTGCGCACTGCCGACAAAGCCGACGCACAGCAGCGCGCCGCCGCTGCCGAACTGCGCCGCGCGACCGCAATGGCCTGGCTGGATCGCTATTACGCCGAACAGAAAGTCGCGCTGGTGGCGCTTCAGGCAACGCAGGCGCAGCAGGAAATCCTCGCCGCCGACGGGGCCTATCGAGGCGGTCGCGGCAGTCTCGCCGATGTACTGGCAGCGCGCAGTGCGCTGGCGCTGATCGACGACCAGCGCGACGACTTGTCGCAACGCTTGCGCGCGGCCGCCACGATGCTGTCGCGCTGGACCGGCGCAACCGACACCGGCACCTTATCCGCCCCGCCCGACATCGATCACCTTGCGCTCGACACCCGCAGCCCCGACCTGTCGCGCGAATCGCAGATCGCCGTCCTGACGGCGCAGGAACAGGTCGCCGCTGCCGATGCCAATCTGGCCCTGGCCGAGAAAAAATCCGATTGGACCATCGAGGTCGGCTATGCACAACGCGGCCCGGCCTACTCGAACATGCTGTCGGTCGGGCTGTCGATCCCGTTCCAGCTGGACCAGGCCAATCGCCAGGACCGCACGCTGGCAGCACGTCTGGCCACTGCCGGACAAGCGCGTGCCGAGCGCGACGAAGCACTGCGTGAGCGCACTGCGCAAACCCGCAATCTGATCGACGCGTGGCGCTCCGACCGTGCACGCCACCAGCGCTACGAGCAGGAACTGATCCCGCTGGCACAACAGCGCAGTGCTGCCGTGCTGGCCGCCTGGAACGGCGGCAAAGCGACGTTGCCGGACCTGCTGCTGGCGCGGCGTACCGAAACCGGGGTCGCCCTGATGGCCCTCGATCACGCTGCCAGCGCCGCCCGCCTGTGGGCCCAACTCAACTTTCTGCTGCTCGACGAATCCGGAGTCACCCAATGA
- a CDS encoding amidase gives MNRRNFIKLSAAAGAIGTIAAPADAAGSKINLVEADVAQLQAAMRSGSLSSRTLTAHYLARIKAFDKSGPHLNAVIERNPDALAIASALDAERKATGPRGPLHGIPVLIKDNIATADAMQTTAGSFALVGAKAPRDAFLVTQLRAAGAVILGKTNLSEWANIRSTRSTSGWSARGGLTRNPYALDRNTSGSSSGSAAAIAASLAAIAVGTETDGSITSPASICGLVGLKPTVGLISRDGIIPISHSQDTPGPMTRSVADAAVLLGAMTGVDARDAATAGSAGKARDYTRFLDADGLRGARIGVVTNARSSHPAVQDIADAALLVLKAKGAILIDVELPNISKYGDSELEVMLYELKADLNVYLAEFGQGAAVRSLKDVIAFNLIHRPIEMGFFDQELFLRAEAKGGLDSQEYRDALANNQRYSRAEGIDQVLAEFKLDALFAPTGGPAWLTDPVNADHYGESFSSPAAVAGYPHITVPAGYVAGLPVGVSFVAGAYAEGMLIKLAYSYEQATRHRRAPTFPASVTPKFG, from the coding sequence ATGAATCGCAGAAATTTCATCAAGTTGAGCGCCGCTGCAGGCGCCATCGGCACTATCGCGGCGCCCGCCGATGCGGCCGGCAGCAAGATCAACCTGGTCGAGGCCGATGTGGCCCAATTGCAGGCCGCCATGCGCAGCGGGTCGCTGAGCTCGCGGACGCTGACCGCGCATTACCTGGCCCGCATCAAGGCCTTCGATAAATCAGGCCCGCACCTCAATGCCGTCATCGAGCGCAATCCCGACGCGCTGGCGATTGCCAGCGCGCTCGATGCCGAGCGCAAGGCAACCGGTCCGCGCGGTCCGCTGCACGGCATCCCGGTCCTCATCAAAGACAACATCGCCACCGCGGATGCGATGCAAACGACTGCCGGTTCGTTCGCGCTGGTCGGCGCGAAAGCCCCGCGCGATGCGTTTCTGGTCACGCAATTGCGCGCTGCCGGTGCCGTCATCCTCGGCAAGACCAACTTGAGCGAATGGGCCAATATCCGCTCGACCCGCTCGACTTCGGGCTGGAGCGCGCGCGGCGGCCTGACCCGTAATCCCTATGCGCTGGATCGCAATACCAGCGGCTCAAGCTCCGGTTCGGCGGCGGCAATCGCTGCCAGCCTTGCAGCGATTGCGGTGGGTACCGAAACCGATGGCTCGATCACTTCGCCGGCGTCGATTTGCGGGCTGGTCGGCCTCAAACCGACGGTCGGCCTGATCAGCCGCGACGGCATCATTCCGATCTCGCACAGCCAGGACACGCCCGGCCCGATGACCCGCAGCGTCGCCGATGCCGCCGTGCTGCTGGGTGCGATGACCGGCGTCGATGCACGCGATGCCGCCACCGCCGGTAGCGCCGGCAAAGCCCGCGATTACACCCGCTTCCTTGATGCCGATGGTTTGCGCGGTGCCCGCATTGGCGTAGTCACCAATGCCCGCTCCTCCCACCCGGCCGTGCAGGATATCGCCGACGCGGCGCTACTGGTCCTGAAAGCCAAAGGCGCAATCCTGATCGACGTCGAACTACCCAATATCAGCAAGTACGGCGACTCGGAACTGGAAGTGATGCTGTATGAACTGAAGGCCGACCTCAATGTCTATCTGGCCGAATTCGGGCAAGGCGCAGCGGTGCGTTCGCTCAAGGATGTGATCGCCTTCAACCTGATCCACCGGCCCATCGAGATGGGTTTCTTCGACCAGGAACTATTCTTGCGGGCCGAGGCCAAGGGCGGTCTCGACAGCCAGGAATACCGCGATGCGCTGGCCAATAACCAGCGCTATTCGCGTGCCGAAGGTATCGATCAGGTATTGGCCGAGTTCAAACTCGATGCGCTGTTTGCACCGACCGGCGGACCGGCATGGCTGACCGATCCGGTCAATGCCGATCACTACGGCGAGAGTTTTTCGAGTCCGGCAGCGGTGGCCGGTTATCCGCACATCACGGTGCCGGCCGGCTACGTGGCGGGTCTGCCGGTGGGCGTGTCGTTTGTCGCCGGTGCGTATGCCGAGGGCATGCTGATCAAGCTGGCGTATTCCTATGAGCAGGCAACCCGGCATCGACGCGCACCGACGTTCCCGGCTAGCGTGACGCCGAAATTCGGTTAG
- a CDS encoding efflux RND transporter periplasmic adaptor subunit — translation MKNRLLFPLIAIAAIALGTGLYQLGKHQSMAMPATAGTVPEKAADKKVLYWHDPMVPGQKFDKPGPSPFMDMALVPVYADAGSDEGGVAISARMQQNLGVRTALVTSGALPATFAAVGTIAWNERDVVVLQARANGFVERLPVRAVLDPVRQGQTLVELTVPDWIAAQEEFLTVQRLPDNAMLLAGARQRMVLVGMNDTQIALVAGSGKVQPRMTLRAPVDGVITELSIRAGSTVMAGAPLLRINGTGTVWLQAELPESLVARVRPGMAVSAQIAALPGKTFSGRVDAILPDINAITRTLKVRIELNNPGAVLVPGMFATLQFSAPAGAPVLLVPTEAVIRTGTRTVVMLANDGGTFTPIDITTGAEENGKTIVLSGLQAGQKVVSSGQFLIDSDASLKGVTSRMAAP, via the coding sequence ATGAAAAACCGCCTGCTTTTCCCTCTCATTGCCATCGCCGCGATTGCCCTCGGCACCGGTCTGTATCAGCTAGGCAAACACCAGTCCATGGCGATGCCGGCCACTGCCGGCACCGTCCCGGAAAAGGCCGCCGACAAGAAAGTCCTGTACTGGCACGACCCGATGGTGCCCGGCCAGAAGTTCGATAAACCCGGTCCGTCGCCGTTCATGGATATGGCGCTGGTGCCGGTCTATGCCGATGCCGGCAGCGACGAGGGTGGCGTCGCCATCAGTGCGCGCATGCAGCAAAACCTCGGCGTACGCACGGCGCTGGTGACGTCCGGCGCGCTGCCGGCTACCTTCGCCGCCGTTGGCACGATTGCCTGGAACGAGCGCGACGTGGTGGTGCTGCAAGCGCGCGCGAACGGCTTCGTCGAACGTCTGCCGGTACGCGCCGTGCTGGATCCGGTGCGACAAGGCCAGACTCTGGTCGAACTGACTGTGCCGGACTGGATCGCCGCGCAGGAAGAATTCCTGACCGTGCAGCGCCTGCCGGATAACGCGATGCTGCTGGCCGGAGCACGCCAGCGCATGGTGCTGGTCGGCATGAACGACACGCAGATCGCTTTGGTCGCCGGTAGCGGCAAGGTGCAGCCGCGCATGACCTTGCGCGCGCCGGTCGACGGTGTCATCACCGAGTTATCGATACGGGCCGGCAGCACCGTGATGGCCGGGGCGCCGCTGCTGCGGATCAATGGCACCGGTACCGTCTGGCTGCAAGCCGAACTGCCGGAAAGTCTGGTCGCACGGGTCCGCCCGGGGATGGCCGTGAGTGCGCAGATCGCCGCGCTACCCGGCAAGACATTCAGCGGCCGGGTCGATGCGATCCTGCCTGACATCAACGCGATCACGCGCACGCTGAAAGTGCGCATCGAACTCAATAATCCGGGCGCAGTGCTGGTGCCCGGCATGTTCGCGACGCTGCAATTTTCGGCACCGGCCGGCGCACCGGTGCTGCTGGTGCCGACCGAAGCGGTGATCCGCACCGGCACGCGCACCGTCGTGATGCTCGCCAATGACGGTGGCACGTTCACACCCATCGATATCACGACCGGTGCCGAAGAAAATGGCAAAACCATCGTGCTGAGCGGCCTGCAAGCCGGCCAGAAAGTGGTCAGCTCGGGCCAGTTCCTGATTGACTCCGACGCCAGCCTGAAAGGCGTCACCAGCCGCATGGCCGCGCCATGA